The following coding sequences are from one Paenibacillus tundrae window:
- a CDS encoding short chain dehydrogenase, whose translation MKKALVIGGSGTLGKAIVTKLKDFPIEVITAGRQSGDYQVDMTSTDSITALFESVGSIDYVIVAAGQTHYAKLEELTPEDNMISVHGKLLGQVNIVLIGQHYVNDKGSFTLVSGIIKDHPIEKGASSAMVNGAIDSFAKAAAYELPRGIRLNSVSPNLFEESAEKYKGVFIGFNPVPVERVANTFIQSALGIETAQNFKVY comes from the coding sequence ATGAAAAAGGCGCTGGTGATCGGCGGAAGTGGCACGTTAGGGAAGGCTATTGTTACCAAGTTAAAGGATTTTCCTATAGAAGTGATTACAGCAGGTAGACAGTCTGGTGATTATCAGGTAGATATGACTTCAACGGATAGTATTACTGCGCTGTTTGAGTCTGTTGGCTCTATTGATTATGTCATTGTGGCGGCGGGTCAGACGCATTATGCCAAGCTGGAAGAGCTAACGCCTGAAGACAATATGATCAGTGTACATGGAAAATTGTTAGGGCAGGTTAACATTGTGTTGATTGGTCAACACTACGTTAACGACAAGGGTAGCTTTACCTTGGTTAGTGGAATCATCAAAGATCATCCGATTGAGAAGGGTGCTTCCAGTGCCATGGTTAATGGTGCGATCGATTCGTTTGCAAAAGCAGCAGCTTACGAGTTGCCTAGAGGTATACGGTTGAACTCAGTAAGCCCTAACTTGTTCGAGGAATCCGCAGAGAAGTATAAAGGTGTCTTTATCGGATTCAATCCCGTACCTGTGGAGCGTGTAGCCAATACGTTTATTCAAAGTGCACTTGGCATTGAAACGGCACAGAATTTCAAAGTATATTAA
- a CDS encoding CYTH domain-containing protein has protein sequence MKKWKKVTASLMLSIVTLGSGLTVLEAPQASAAANAVPAYEVKFLAKPELVLNADGTPRTEVVQTLGLDSTPTAIQTEYFDTNALELNEEGWNVRFRKKEDKNNYELTYKKRYPIINGDVNAALTLANQEGFDSSDDNYEAEIDWGYSKQTLSFSNTKKVDSPKNSGINLPSDQEALKLLLDKLPGKLNKWSSSNWGKQKLTDSRVYGPVTFQRYKGTWNGQEMSLEVWPIRDAAGTGVENIVEVSFKTDNASTVSDLRNQFMQVLEDKQWLLPVDGLKTQLILERY, from the coding sequence TTGAAAAAGTGGAAAAAGGTAACGGCGTCGTTGATGCTGAGCATCGTGACATTAGGAAGTGGACTTACGGTACTGGAAGCACCGCAGGCCTCTGCTGCAGCAAATGCGGTTCCTGCATATGAGGTTAAATTTTTGGCTAAACCCGAACTGGTATTGAATGCAGATGGTACTCCACGTACTGAAGTTGTTCAGACGCTTGGTCTTGATTCCACTCCAACGGCTATACAGACAGAATACTTTGACACCAATGCGCTGGAGCTGAACGAAGAAGGTTGGAATGTGCGTTTTCGCAAGAAGGAAGATAAAAATAATTATGAACTGACGTACAAGAAGCGCTATCCTATCATCAATGGCGATGTAAATGCGGCTCTTACACTGGCTAACCAAGAAGGATTCGATTCTTCAGATGATAACTACGAAGCTGAGATCGACTGGGGATATAGCAAACAAACACTTAGCTTCTCTAATACCAAAAAAGTAGATTCCCCAAAAAATAGTGGCATTAACCTGCCTTCAGATCAAGAAGCATTGAAGCTGTTGTTGGACAAGCTGCCGGGTAAACTGAACAAGTGGTCTTCCTCCAACTGGGGCAAACAAAAGCTAACTGACTCCCGTGTGTATGGTCCAGTTACTTTCCAACGGTACAAAGGAACTTGGAATGGACAAGAGATGAGCTTAGAAGTATGGCCTATCCGTGATGCAGCTGGTACTGGAGTAGAGAATATTGTTGAGGTCTCCTTCAAAACAGACAATGCTTCAACTGTATCGGATCTCCGTAATCAATTCATGCAAGTACTTGAAGACAAACAGTGGCTCCTTCCAGTAGATGGCCTGAAAACACAGCTTATTCTGGAGAGATACTGA
- a CDS encoding LysR family transcriptional regulator has protein sequence MNLIKLHIVELIDKHHHMTSVAEILGIKQPTVTFHMKSLEEEMGVRLFESRSGKTFLTEAGQALLHYSVKINALTQEARRVVREYDSLYRGTLHIGASYVPATYLLPPILNAFSHEFPGIRIHLSVKPSPVIRDMLVRHQIDLGIISSEPFVGSQLQTETLCEDDLVLICAPQHALVQRKDVQPEHIAQVPFALHGHESSTRRLTNQWLVQHEVRLRGTVEMDSLEAIKQLVLLGGHISFMSRMAVQWEEQQGLIRVLPIPGEQAPRHIYTVHNKDRHPSAQINRFEEVLREWSLQAELT, from the coding sequence TTGAATCTGATCAAATTACACATCGTTGAGTTGATTGATAAACATCATCACATGACCAGTGTTGCTGAGATTTTAGGCATTAAGCAGCCTACGGTTACATTTCATATGAAATCATTAGAAGAAGAAATGGGAGTGCGGTTATTTGAATCACGGAGTGGTAAAACATTTCTGACCGAGGCTGGACAAGCGTTGCTCCATTATTCAGTCAAAATCAATGCCCTCACCCAAGAGGCTCGCCGAGTCGTTCGGGAATATGACAGCCTCTACCGGGGAACCCTGCACATTGGAGCAAGTTATGTACCTGCAACGTATCTATTACCGCCCATACTTAATGCTTTCTCTCATGAGTTTCCTGGCATTCGAATTCATTTGTCGGTTAAACCCTCTCCTGTCATCCGAGATATGTTAGTTCGACATCAGATCGATCTAGGGATCATTTCATCTGAGCCGTTTGTCGGCTCGCAGCTACAGACAGAGACATTGTGTGAAGATGATCTCGTGCTGATCTGTGCGCCTCAGCATGCCTTGGTTCAACGGAAAGATGTACAACCCGAACATATTGCCCAAGTGCCGTTTGCCCTGCATGGTCACGAATCCAGCACACGCCGTTTAACGAATCAATGGCTGGTGCAGCATGAGGTGCGATTACGTGGAACGGTGGAGATGGATTCGTTGGAAGCAATCAAACAACTCGTTCTCCTTGGAGGGCATATCTCGTTCATGTCACGAATGGCTGTACAGTGGGAGGAACAACAGGGGCTCATTCGGGTTCTTCCGATTCCGGGGGAACAGGCACCTCGGCATATTTATACGGTTCATAATAAGGATCGGCACCCTTCTGCTCAGATCAATCGTTTCGAGGAAGTTTTGCGAGAATGGAGTCTACAGGCAGAGTTAACCTAA
- a CDS encoding ABC transporter ATP-binding protein translates to MKLEIRQVQKSFNRTPALLPTDLTLEHGQFTTLLGPSGCGKTTLLRMLAGLEQPDAGAIYADGQCIYSAEKRIDVPTHKRNLGMVFQDFALWPHMTVYENVAFGLRAGKQKSDLRQKVKEALDMVRLQGMEDRYPHQLSGGQQQRVAFARAVAVRPGVILFDEPLSALDAVLREEMRIEMMSLVRDMGLTALYVTHDQVEAMSMSDEIVVMEKGRILQKGSPETIYATPSEPFVASFIGKSNWLTPNQSMVRPEYVSWNKINHDDLRYHGVVLSVSYVGERYEVRVQMDGLGVWTAYRNNRVGIGEQVDLYVSPERIHRMNIEGETSSFTRNKIAAVN, encoded by the coding sequence ATGAAATTAGAAATACGACAGGTTCAAAAATCATTCAATCGTACTCCGGCGTTACTACCTACCGATCTCACACTAGAGCATGGTCAGTTTACAACACTGCTCGGTCCGTCAGGCTGCGGTAAGACAACATTGCTGCGTATGCTGGCTGGGCTTGAACAACCGGATGCAGGAGCCATATATGCAGACGGACAGTGTATCTACTCAGCAGAGAAGCGGATTGATGTGCCAACGCATAAGCGGAATCTGGGCATGGTGTTTCAGGACTTCGCCTTGTGGCCGCATATGACGGTATATGAAAATGTAGCGTTTGGTCTAAGGGCTGGTAAACAGAAGTCCGATCTGCGACAAAAAGTAAAAGAAGCACTCGACATGGTACGCCTGCAAGGGATGGAGGATCGTTATCCTCACCAGTTGTCCGGTGGACAGCAACAGCGGGTTGCTTTTGCCAGAGCTGTGGCCGTTCGACCTGGTGTGATCTTGTTCGATGAACCATTAAGCGCACTGGATGCTGTACTGCGGGAAGAGATGCGGATTGAGATGATGTCACTGGTACGAGATATGGGGTTGACTGCTCTATATGTCACACATGATCAGGTCGAAGCGATGTCTATGTCGGACGAGATTGTGGTGATGGAGAAAGGGCGAATATTGCAAAAAGGCAGTCCAGAAACCATTTATGCTACGCCAAGCGAGCCGTTTGTTGCTTCATTTATCGGTAAATCGAATTGGCTGACGCCGAATCAATCTATGGTTCGACCGGAGTATGTCTCCTGGAACAAGATCAATCATGACGATCTCCGGTATCACGGGGTCGTGCTCAGTGTTAGTTATGTAGGTGAGCGTTATGAGGTTCGGGTGCAAATGGATGGGCTGGGCGTTTGGACGGCATATCGGAACAATAGAGTAGGTATAGGCGAGCAGGTAGATCTCTATGTGTCTCCTGAGCGCATACATCGAATGAATATAGAGGGCGAGACAAGCAGCTTTACGAGAAACAAGATCGCAGCAGTAAATTAA
- a CDS encoding ABC transporter substrate-binding protein, whose protein sequence is MFGMNTRKKSAMLILSAVMSISLFGCSTGNTTTGSAAQPAGEGNTAAAAETTDKTGGKLVLYSAGPQKLADNIVSGFTEKTGIEVEMFQGTTGKILARMEAEKSNPVADVVILASLPSAQALKADGLTLPYPEAANADKLNKDWSDAYGNYFSSSASALGIVYNTKLVSTPPNSWAELATPAWKDAVNIPDPTLSGSALDFITGYLSANGDKGWDLLSSYKANGVAMAGANQEALDPVITGAKSIVAAGVDYMAYSSKAKGEPLDIVYPEEGTVISPRPAAILKSSPNVDNAKAFIDYLLSDEAQKLVTDAYLIPGREDIEATNRANVKDIPQLKVDWAWMSEHGDETAARFSEIFK, encoded by the coding sequence ATGTTTGGAATGAATACACGTAAGAAAAGCGCAATGCTGATTTTATCCGCGGTAATGAGTATCAGTTTGTTTGGATGTAGCACAGGTAACACGACTACAGGCTCAGCGGCTCAACCGGCAGGCGAGGGTAACACGGCAGCTGCCGCAGAAACAACGGATAAAACAGGCGGTAAGCTGGTATTGTATAGCGCAGGGCCGCAGAAGCTGGCTGATAATATTGTTAGTGGATTTACAGAGAAAACGGGCATTGAGGTGGAAATGTTCCAAGGAACTACGGGCAAAATCCTAGCCCGGATGGAAGCTGAAAAATCAAATCCAGTAGCTGATGTAGTCATTCTCGCTTCTTTACCATCAGCACAGGCATTGAAAGCAGATGGATTAACCCTGCCTTACCCAGAAGCGGCGAACGCTGATAAATTGAACAAGGATTGGTCGGATGCCTATGGTAACTATTTCAGCAGCAGTGCATCTGCTCTAGGAATCGTATACAATACCAAGCTCGTATCTACACCGCCTAATTCATGGGCTGAGCTCGCTACACCTGCATGGAAAGATGCAGTGAACATTCCCGATCCAACACTCTCAGGATCAGCACTGGACTTTATCACAGGCTACTTGAGTGCAAATGGAGACAAGGGCTGGGATCTGCTGAGCAGTTACAAAGCTAATGGCGTAGCAATGGCAGGCGCGAACCAAGAAGCACTTGATCCGGTTATTACTGGTGCGAAGAGCATCGTAGCAGCAGGAGTAGATTACATGGCGTATTCCTCCAAGGCAAAAGGTGAGCCACTGGACATTGTGTACCCTGAAGAGGGAACAGTGATTAGCCCAAGACCGGCAGCTATTTTGAAATCAAGCCCGAATGTGGATAATGCCAAAGCATTCATTGACTATCTCTTGTCCGATGAAGCACAAAAGCTAGTTACCGATGCTTACCTGATTCCAGGACGTGAAGATATTGAAGCAACCAATCGCGCAAACGTAAAAGACATTCCACAGCTCAAGGTGGATTGGGCTTGGATGAGTGAGCACGGAGATGAGACGGCAGCACGCTTCTCTGAAATCTTCAAATAA
- a CDS encoding ABC transporter permease: MNNQTILRRVGLILALFLLTVSIGVPLLFIFWQSVYPDGQWDWTAPIRTITGHHLSGVLLNSVWLGICVVMVTTLLALPLAWMMSKTRMGQHRWVDVILMIPFMTPPYIGSMGWILFMQKGGYLQQWIPSASKWSELFFSFWGMVLIMSLHLFPFLYLLLRDALIRIGGNLEEAGAVHGAPAGYRFRRIILPLLLSSYGMGIMLVFVKTIAEFGTPATFGRKIGYYVMTSEIHKYISSWPIDFGKATSLASILLSVCLVMWYMQSTMSRKFTYRLIGGKGQRSKRYSLRGWTGVLCGSYLALLLILSVGIPYFSIIAASTMKLRGAGLAWDNLTLEHYRDLLSWGSVSLKAIGNSLGLSLAASTVAVFIGTGLALTIGKSSSWMQRIIDLFSLLPNTVPGIVMVVGLILFWNSPWMPFTLYNTYGMVVLTYVVLFLPYTVQYVKSSFTQIDGSLFQAGQVFGGKPLYILRRILVPLIIPGMLAGWMMTFTIATRELVASLLILPPSMQTSATYIFAQFEQGQVSLGMAMAVVTVGMTVLMLLGIEILNSKRKWNAS, encoded by the coding sequence ATGAATAATCAAACTATTCTACGGAGGGTCGGCTTGATTCTGGCCCTCTTTCTGTTGACGGTAAGCATTGGCGTACCCCTGCTTTTTATTTTTTGGCAAAGTGTATATCCCGATGGCCAGTGGGACTGGACGGCTCCTATTCGTACGATTACAGGACATCATTTGTCTGGGGTGTTGCTTAACTCGGTTTGGCTCGGTATCTGTGTAGTAATGGTAACAACACTGCTTGCCTTGCCGCTCGCCTGGATGATGTCTAAGACTCGAATGGGTCAGCATCGATGGGTAGACGTAATCTTAATGATTCCGTTTATGACTCCACCATACATCGGTTCGATGGGCTGGATACTATTCATGCAAAAAGGGGGCTATCTCCAGCAATGGATTCCCTCAGCTTCGAAATGGAGTGAGCTGTTCTTCAGTTTCTGGGGAATGGTGCTCATTATGAGCCTGCATCTATTTCCGTTCCTATACTTGCTGCTTCGGGATGCATTAATTCGCATTGGCGGCAATCTAGAAGAAGCGGGAGCAGTACACGGTGCGCCTGCGGGATATCGATTCCGCCGTATTATTCTTCCATTGTTACTGTCTTCCTACGGAATGGGCATCATGTTGGTATTCGTCAAAACCATTGCGGAATTCGGAACGCCTGCCACCTTCGGCAGAAAGATTGGCTATTACGTGATGACTTCAGAGATTCACAAGTATATCTCCAGTTGGCCGATTGATTTTGGTAAGGCAACTTCACTCGCTTCCATCTTGTTGTCGGTCTGTCTCGTCATGTGGTACATGCAGTCTACGATGTCCCGCAAGTTCACTTACCGCTTAATAGGAGGGAAGGGACAACGTTCCAAACGTTATTCTCTCCGAGGCTGGACTGGAGTGCTCTGTGGTTCGTACCTTGCCCTGCTCTTGATTCTTTCTGTGGGCATTCCGTATTTCTCCATTATTGCGGCTTCAACGATGAAGTTACGCGGTGCCGGATTGGCTTGGGATAACCTAACGCTGGAGCATTATCGTGATCTCTTGTCGTGGGGCTCTGTTAGTTTGAAGGCAATCGGAAATAGCTTAGGATTGTCACTCGCAGCTTCAACGGTGGCGGTGTTCATTGGTACGGGGCTTGCGCTAACCATCGGCAAATCATCTTCATGGATGCAGCGTATCATCGATTTGTTCAGCCTACTGCCGAACACCGTGCCGGGGATCGTCATGGTTGTGGGGCTGATTTTGTTCTGGAATTCACCTTGGATGCCATTCACGCTCTATAACACCTATGGCATGGTTGTTCTGACCTATGTTGTGCTGTTCCTTCCTTACACCGTGCAATATGTAAAATCAAGCTTTACCCAAATTGATGGATCATTATTTCAGGCAGGTCAAGTATTTGGCGGCAAGCCGCTGTACATCCTACGGCGTATTCTTGTGCCCTTAATTATCCCTGGCATGCTTGCTGGGTGGATGATGACCTTTACGATTGCGACAAGAGAACTAGTCGCCTCGTTATTAATTCTTCCGCCGTCGATGCAGACGTCGGCGACGTATATTTTTGCCCAGTTTGAACAGGGTCAGGTTTCATTGGGTATGGCGATGGCAGTTGTTACTGTAGGTATGACGGTACTTATGCTGCTTGGGATCGAAATTCTGAATTCGAAGAGAAAGTGGAATGCATCATGA
- a CDS encoding MBL fold metallo-hydrolase: protein MIKLNVWGGAGEHGRSAYLLSGSTQRLLLDCGVKKGGAGEYPLLDQEIVPQLNAVLLSHAHEDHSVAIPLLYNLGYQGEVWTTRETREQLDTYFKAWRSNTERAGYAVPYEESDVQSIRYRYLEQEAACGVWFELIPGVWAIWGRTGHLAGSVWFAIEMEDQRIFYSGDYTSESMLLQEDDPLETLRGAGRLHGSQRSKPMRSRVDHTALRSNIAVGQEAEFAGSQGVKVSAAAPSGEMEQPVVSSLAYGSVAMDDKQSMKWRSAPAPKAAEAVAPNKSRTLPVQSMQPWGEMLDLAIMDAAYGTDRDTQADKLQQLDHAIRETIARGGKVLLPMPVVGRGQEIMLWAEQQYPGIPLFVEQGLMKGMEQLLHSPYWLRENEVSNKRSLTEAITECLNGSRWQTPVTQEEREQWLKQHTASLWFIPDGMMQSALARWYYSQLAEDQNNMVLLTGHVSEGTYADQLSQAPEEHGKCEVRKVRYKVHQGWLDVERMIRKLPARHTILVHTNREETDKLRDHLLSEDTLSEARLNEGEGTMPDQMIHSLSPGDELVV from the coding sequence ATGATCAAACTGAACGTATGGGGCGGTGCAGGGGAACATGGCCGCTCTGCGTATCTCCTTAGCGGGAGTACACAACGTCTTTTACTGGATTGTGGCGTCAAAAAAGGAGGAGCAGGGGAGTACCCTCTCCTAGATCAAGAAATTGTACCGCAGTTGAATGCCGTGTTATTGTCTCATGCACATGAGGATCATTCCGTAGCCATTCCCCTGCTCTATAACCTGGGCTATCAAGGTGAAGTGTGGACGACGCGTGAGACCCGAGAACAGTTGGACACGTACTTCAAGGCATGGCGAAGTAATACGGAGCGTGCAGGGTATGCTGTACCCTATGAAGAGAGTGACGTGCAGTCTATTCGTTATCGCTATTTGGAACAAGAGGCAGCGTGCGGAGTTTGGTTTGAGCTTATCCCTGGCGTGTGGGCGATCTGGGGGCGTACGGGTCATCTCGCGGGCTCGGTGTGGTTTGCCATTGAGATGGAGGATCAGCGCATATTTTACTCCGGCGACTATACCTCTGAATCCATGCTGCTGCAGGAAGATGATCCTTTAGAGACTTTACGTGGGGCAGGCCGATTGCATGGCTCGCAGAGGAGCAAACCGATGCGCAGTCGGGTAGATCATACGGCGTTAAGGAGCAACATCGCTGTGGGTCAGGAAGCCGAGTTTGCAGGTAGTCAAGGGGTCAAGGTGTCCGCAGCTGCGCCGTCTGGTGAAATGGAGCAACCTGTGGTCTCGTCTCTTGCTTATGGCTCGGTAGCAATGGACGATAAGCAGTCCATGAAATGGCGATCAGCTCCAGCACCTAAGGCAGCGGAGGCAGTAGCTCCTAATAAGAGCAGAACACTGCCGGTACAGTCTATGCAACCGTGGGGGGAGATGCTGGATCTCGCTATCATGGATGCTGCATACGGTACAGACCGGGACACGCAGGCGGATAAGTTACAACAGTTAGACCATGCGATTCGCGAGACGATTGCGCGTGGCGGGAAAGTGTTGTTGCCTATGCCTGTGGTAGGACGTGGGCAGGAGATCATGTTATGGGCAGAGCAGCAGTACCCTGGCATTCCTCTATTCGTCGAACAGGGGTTAATGAAGGGAATGGAGCAGCTTCTACATTCACCGTATTGGCTGAGAGAGAATGAAGTATCGAACAAGAGATCTCTGACTGAAGCGATTACCGAATGCTTGAATGGGTCCAGATGGCAGACACCTGTGACGCAAGAGGAGCGGGAGCAATGGTTGAAGCAGCATACGGCCTCACTATGGTTTATTCCAGATGGGATGATGCAGTCTGCTCTTGCCCGCTGGTATTATAGCCAGTTAGCCGAAGATCAGAACAATATGGTGCTGCTTACTGGCCATGTATCGGAGGGCACCTATGCAGATCAACTATCGCAGGCTCCTGAAGAGCATGGGAAATGTGAAGTGCGGAAGGTTCGTTACAAGGTTCATCAAGGGTGGCTGGATGTGGAAAGAATGATCCGTAAACTTCCTGCACGACACACGATCCTTGTGCATACCAATCGCGAAGAGACGGATAAACTTCGGGATCATCTTCTAAGCGAAGATACGCTTAGTGAAGCTAGGTTAAATGAAGGTGAAGGAACTATGCCTGATCAGATGATTCATTCTTTATCACCTGGAGATGAGCTTGTGGTGTGA
- a CDS encoding GerMN domain-containing protein yields MKAKLGCALILSILMIVGIGCAQKPVAESGSNEPSSVQGQGQSPSPAETKVEPETRTSQAVEVYYADAELLELEQQEQTIDFKEDTEKYQKTFEALQNSSDDNLISLWDQVELLSTTFEEGALTLDVHIPEEANLGSSGELLALDALTQTMFQFDEVNTIDVLVDGEASESLMGHSELEHPIQRTP; encoded by the coding sequence TTGAAAGCTAAGCTAGGATGCGCACTCATCTTGTCCATCTTAATGATTGTTGGAATCGGTTGTGCTCAGAAGCCTGTCGCTGAATCCGGATCGAATGAACCGAGCAGTGTTCAAGGACAGGGACAATCCCCGAGCCCAGCGGAAACCAAGGTAGAACCAGAGACAAGAACCTCACAAGCTGTGGAAGTCTATTACGCAGATGCAGAATTACTGGAGCTAGAGCAACAAGAGCAGACAATTGATTTCAAGGAAGACACAGAGAAGTATCAGAAGACGTTCGAAGCATTACAAAACAGCTCCGATGATAATCTCATTTCATTATGGGATCAGGTAGAGTTACTCTCCACAACGTTTGAGGAAGGGGCACTTACGTTAGATGTTCATATCCCAGAGGAAGCCAACCTGGGATCCAGTGGAGAACTGCTTGCACTTGATGCACTGACCCAAACGATGTTTCAATTTGATGAAGTGAACACGATTGATGTGTTAGTGGATGGTGAAGCATCCGAGAGCTTGATGGGTCATTCTGAGCTAGAGCACCCTATTCAACGTACACCATAG
- a CDS encoding N-acetylmuramoyl-L-alanine amidase family protein encodes MKKTLLLLWMSLFVLFLLPSPGHAAANTSKIFLDGEQLNLPNDVQVTIVNKNVMIPIRVVAENLKFQVDWNQKASQVKIQQDNQILALTVNQKQAMVGDKEVSLNTAPQIINNTVVVPIRFVSEQMGLTVKWNNQDKIVYLVNTIKTPAQETNTNPGQNDSSTLAQVTDILFTNNQLVVSMDQDVQPIITTLKNPDRLVVDLPGTVFGDMAQPLDQGMNGKLDVSGFPNVTDVRYSLFKKDPGQVRIVVELNQVKSVQFSQEQVAGKLIVNLNVSGENVIPVIVTPVGEPGRKVVVIDPGHGGSDPGTISITNKPEKDFTLAVGLKVQALLLQEENIQLVMTRDTDVYPTRPERVKLANDLNADVFVSIHGNSVESAPKVSGTETFYYQRSSSKDLANVIHKHLIQAMGLKDRGVKNGNLEVIRNTKMPAVLLELGFLSNAEEEIALLSEDMQMKAAQAIVDGIKEYLGL; translated from the coding sequence ATGAAGAAGACCTTGCTACTCTTATGGATGAGTCTGTTCGTGCTGTTCTTACTCCCAAGTCCAGGGCATGCTGCAGCGAACACGTCAAAGATTTTTTTGGATGGTGAGCAGTTAAATCTACCTAATGATGTTCAAGTCACAATCGTCAATAAAAACGTGATGATCCCCATCCGGGTCGTTGCCGAAAATCTAAAATTCCAGGTCGACTGGAATCAGAAAGCAAGCCAAGTGAAGATTCAACAAGATAACCAAATACTCGCTTTAACCGTTAATCAGAAGCAAGCTATGGTGGGTGACAAGGAAGTAAGTTTAAATACCGCCCCGCAGATTATTAACAATACAGTCGTAGTACCGATTCGATTTGTCAGTGAACAGATGGGATTAACGGTGAAGTGGAACAACCAAGACAAAATCGTATACTTAGTCAATACCATCAAGACCCCTGCCCAAGAAACAAACACAAATCCAGGGCAAAATGATAGCTCTACCCTAGCCCAAGTGACAGATATCCTGTTTACAAACAACCAACTCGTGGTATCTATGGATCAAGATGTGCAACCGATTATTACCACATTGAAGAACCCCGACCGGCTGGTGGTTGACTTGCCTGGAACCGTATTTGGCGATATGGCTCAACCTCTGGATCAGGGGATGAATGGAAAGTTAGATGTAAGTGGATTCCCGAATGTGACCGATGTAAGATATTCACTGTTCAAAAAAGATCCAGGTCAAGTCCGAATTGTCGTTGAATTGAATCAAGTGAAAAGTGTTCAGTTCAGCCAGGAGCAAGTTGCTGGTAAACTCATAGTGAATCTGAACGTTTCCGGTGAGAACGTCATTCCGGTAATTGTCACGCCAGTAGGTGAACCAGGTCGCAAAGTGGTCGTCATTGATCCAGGGCATGGCGGAAGTGATCCAGGAACAATAAGCATCACGAACAAACCTGAGAAGGATTTCACCCTCGCTGTAGGGTTGAAAGTACAAGCACTCCTTCTACAAGAGGAGAACATTCAACTGGTCATGACACGTGATACGGATGTGTATCCCACACGCCCTGAACGTGTCAAACTGGCCAATGATCTGAATGCAGATGTGTTTGTATCCATCCATGGCAATAGTGTAGAGTCCGCTCCCAAAGTATCAGGAACAGAGACATTTTATTATCAACGCAGCAGTAGCAAGGATTTGGCGAACGTTATCCATAAACATTTGATTCAAGCCATGGGACTTAAAGACCGCGGTGTGAAGAATGGGAATCTAGAAGTCATTCGAAACACTAAGATGCCTGCGGTGCTGTTAGAACTCGGCTTCCTCAGTAATGCCGAGGAAGAAATTGCTCTGTTATCCGAGGATATGCAGATGAAGGCTGCTCAAGCGATTGTGGATGGAATCAAGGAATACCTCGGGCTCTAA